The DNA window CAGATAGTGAAAAGGACCTGTAACCTGTAAGACGGACCCGGTACTCCTCGTTCGATATCCCATGTCATAGCAGAACACATTCCTACAGATCCGAGTCAATAAAAATCGATTAGGAAACAGCCCAAGCCTCAACTTCTAGGGACGCAGTAAAGAAGTCACCGACATCGCCGTTAAGCGCGTTGACGACGAAAGAGACTCCTAACGCGTCACCGGGATCGAGTTCTAGCGACGGTGCTACCGTCTGACTTGGGTACCGCACTTCGGTCAGTTTTCCATTCGAATTCTGAATCTCGAACAGGAATCTCGTGTCACCGGCATCCGAGCTACTACTGGTCGGATCTAAGGTGAAGGTGACACTCATCGTGCTATTTGTTTGGTTCGCGATCAGGAAAGCGGATTTAAAGTCATCGGTATCGGTACCGATCGGATCATCCGTCGTTTCCACCGTGAACCAATCCGGCGTTATATTGGGATACGTGTGGGTAAGGTAACCGAACTGGTAGAGAGAGTTGACGTTTATTCCCGGGTCAGTGATAGAGATCGATAGCTGACCGTTGTCACCTTCATCGACACCGGCAACCTCGTCGTTCGGGATCAGAGCAACGAGGCCTTTCGAGTCGTTGACAACCGACATATCTACCTCCCGATTCACTTGAGCCGTGGTAAACGCTCCCGTTCCGAGAGTCGCGCTACCACCCGCAACGGTCGCACTCAATCCGAGGAGCAGTTTTCTTCGTTTCATTGCTCGTTCTAGGTGGCTCTTCGATCATCGTGGTGAGTCTCCCCGTACGCTCCGATACCCATCGTGGTCACTCTTCGTGGCACCGCTAACTTACGTCTGGCCGCGGGCATGAGTCGTTTCATCGTTTTCTTATCTCGTGGGTGGTAACGTATCAAAAGGGGAGTAGAGCCGTCGACAGCGTAGTCGTAGGCTGTCGAACACCTCTCTGTTATTCGATTATTCCTCGCCAGGGTCTGCAGCCTCGTTGGCACTGATCGTCAACTCTTCAGCCAGCGAACGACCGTCCGGCGTATCACCGTCGCGCGTGTCCACTTGGATGGAGACGTACACCGATGCCCCCGGAGGAATTGCCTCATCCGGATCGTTTGCATTGTTGAAGCTCAGGGCTTCCATGGCGCCATCCTGACCAGTAGTCGGATCGCTGAGATCGAGTTCGCTGGTGTTGGTGGCCGTCGCTCCGTCTAGCTGGCTCGAGCCGTCAGTGCTAGTTGATCCATCATCACCGCTGATAGCAGTCGCTTTGCCTTGGAGGTACACCGTCGCACCAGCGTTTGCCGATGCGGTATTCATACCGATCTCGAGATCGAGCGTCTGTCCGCTCATGTTGCGAACAACGAACGCTGACTGATCTGTATCCGAGGATTCCACGTACGGCTCCCCGTCCCCTGCCGCTGCCGGAGTACTATCGTCATCATAGAGACTTTCAAAGGAGATCCCGTCGCCCAACGCGTCGTCATTCATCGCGCCGATCTGGTATCTCGCGTTATCATTAACACCAGATCCGGTCGCCTCGTCGTCGAAGTCGATGTATAGCTCGCCGTTTTCCTGACCGATCCGATCTCCAACGCCACGGGCTCCACCAGCCTCGAGCTGGAGATATGCGTTCGAGTCGTTTTGGACCGTAACGTCGGCACTACGTGGCACGACCGCACTCGTGAACGCACCCGTCCCTGTTGCAGCTGCCCCGCCGGCAGCGAGCGATCCCACACCGATCACGAACTTGCGCCGTTCCATATCGTATCTCACCTGCGTTCGGGCACCCCCGCAACCCGGACGTCCGGGCCGAGAGCGCTCGGATAGGGCATGTGGAGGAAGGTACTTCGTTATGAGATCCTCGACATGTACGCGGGTCGGACTCGATGGACCTCCGGGGCCTGCTCGATGCGCTTCGAGCGCGGCTCACGGCCACATCGATCCATGCTCGTGAATACCACACTACCCACACAGCAGGGTTCAGGCAGTCGTATAGTGGGCATTGAGTAGTCCATGAGGGATCGAAAGCGATCCGTTCCGCGATTCAGCCGTTCCTCTCGCGAGTCCAGAGCGCGGGCTTCAATCATCAGAAAACGGAAACTTACAAGTTAATTATCCAACCTCTTTATGCCACTTCCTCACACACGTTCCAAGCGAGATCCGCCGGTTCGGGACTACGGGGGTTTCCGGCCGGCAGGACACCACGGAGGGCCCCAGATGACATTCGCGATCACCACGGCGAGCGAGTCGAACGGAAACGGGGGTGAACTGTCGCAAGACGAGATATTCGAAGTCCTCTCGAACCGCCGGCGGCGGTTCGTCATCCACGCGCTCAAACGCAGGGAGGACCCGATCGAGGTGTCCAACCTGTCCACGCACGTCACCGCGTGGGAACTCGACGTCGATCCGGAGGAGGTCGAGTACGAGGACCGCCGCAACGTGTACAGCACGCTCCAGCGCACCCACCTGCCGAAACTGGAGGAGAAGGACATCGTGGACCTCAACGAGGAGGAGAACGTGGTCGAGCCGACGCCCGCGCTCGAGGACCTCGACATCTACGTCGAAGCCTTGGGAAGCAAGGAGATCCCGTGGAGCCTCTACTACGTCGGGCTCGCGGGCGTCGCCGCCTCGCTCCTGCTCGCGGTCGCGACCGGCGCGGCGGGGTTCGCCGCGTTCGAACCGCTCGACGTGGGCGTCTTCACCGCCACCGCCTTCGGCGTCTCGTCGGTCGTCCACCACGTCGTCGGCCGCCGCGCCCGCCTCGGCAACACGGAGAAGCCGCCCGAACTCCGAAAGATCGAGTAAATCCGAACGAGTCGACTCAGAGATGACCACCACCCGAACGCCGCCGGCCCGCGTGAGCGCGCTCCGTACCCTGAGCATCGTGCTCGCGTTCACCGCGGCGGTCGGACTCGTCTTCGGCACCGCGGGCTTCTCCGCGATGGAGGCGGATCGCGGGATCGAGGCCAACGTGGTCGACGACGAGGACGCGTACCTCGGCTACGAGATGACCATCGAGACCGAAACCGTCAACAACTCCACTACCGCCACCGCCGAGGCGGAGTACCACAACCAGTTCAGCGGCGAACTGACGCTCGACGTTACGGTCGAGGTCGACGGACAGGATCGTGAGAACGCGAGCGTCACGCTCACGCAGGGAGAGGCAGAACGGATCGAGGTCTCGGAGTCCTGTTCGTCCGGCGAGACGGTCCATTTCACGTTCGTGGCGACCGGAAACGGCTCGGGAGTCAACGTCTCGCTGGAACGCAGCCACTCCGTGACCTGTTAGTACTGAACGATTCCGTGAACTCGACCTCCACAAACGGCACGAACACGAGTTCCGCCGACACGGTCGCGTCGTGAGATCCGGTCGTCAGAGTTCCACCCGCTCGCCCAACTCCGGCGCGCTCGCCTCGACCCCCTCCGTCCGGAGGTCCTCCGCGAACGCCTCACACCGGTCGCCGTGGTTCACGAGCACCCGCGCGTCGCGATAGTCGTCCAGAAACGACTCCAGTCCCTCCCGGTCCGCGTGCGCGGAGAAGTCGAAAGAATCGACGCGCGCGCTCACGGGACGCACCTGCCCGTTCAACTCCAGCCGTCCGTGCTCCTGTAGCTCCCGGCCGGGCGTCCCCTCGACCTGGTACCCCGTCAGGGTCACCGCGTTCGTCGGGTTCGTTCGGATCCTCGGGAGGTACGAGTGAATCGGCCCACCGGCGAGCATCCCGCTCGTGGTGATCACGAGGGCGTTGTCGGCGGCGATCCGCTCGCGCTGGCCGTCGCGTCCCGTCACGAACCGCGCCGCCCCCGTCGCGCGCCGGAGCGCCTCGGCGTCGCGCAGGAACTCGGGGTGCCGGCGGAGCAGTCGCGTCACCTCGATCCCCATCCCGTCGACGTAGGGGTACAGGTCATTGGCGGCGGCGACGAGCAGCAGCTCCTGGGTCCGACCGATCGCGAACGCGGGCGCGACGACGGTGCCGCCCTCCCAGATCGTCGTCCGCACGCGCTCCGCCCAGCGCGCCTCGACCGCGGCGCGGTCCTCGTGGGTCACGTCCGCGTAGGTCGACTCGCAGATCACGGCGTCGGCGTCGGGCCGCGCCGTCGTCCCCGACACCAGTCGCTGGTCGTCGGTGTGGAAGTCGCCGGTGTACAGGAGACGGGTGTCGCCGTCGTCCACGAGCACGTGCGCGGAGCCGGGGATGTGGCCCGCGTTGAGAAACGTCAGTTCGTATCCGCCGCCGTCGACCCCGCCCGCGACCGCGAACGGCTCCCCGTAGCCGTGGCGCACCTCCGCCTCGCCGAGGCGGGCGACGTGTTCCTCGGAGAAGGGACACAGGGGACTGTTCCCGTGGAGCTTCAGCGTGTCGCGCGCGAGGACCCGCGCGAGGTCGGCGGTCGGCGGCGTCCAGTGGATCGGCGGCCGCCGGTCGCCTTTCAGAAGCGCCGGCACCGCGCCGACGTGGTCGAGGTGGCCGTGCGAGACCACGACCGCGTCGGGTTCGGGGTCGCGGATCGGGTACTGCGGCGGGTCGGCCGTCAGCAGGCCGTAGTCGAGAAGCAGCGAGTCGTCGACGAGGACCGCGCTCCGGCCGACCTCGCGGGCCCCGCCGAGGAACTCGACGTCCATGGCGTCCGTACCGCGCGGCCGGGTTAGTGTCCGTCGGTATCGCCGCCGCGACTCGGGACGGAACGCCGGCGGACCACCGGCAGGGGACCGACGAGCCACACCCACGCCGCGAGCATGAACGCGCCCGGCAACTCGGGCAGCGCGAGCCCCGTCACCGGCCAGAGCCCCGCGAGGAACGTCGCCCAGACGGCGACGTGGACCGGGACGAACGCGAGCGCGACCCGGCCGGTCCGGGCGTCTCGCCGCGCCAGCCCGTCGATCCCGAAGACGACCGTGACGAGCAGGTAGAACCCGACCGCCGCGGGCGCGTGAAGCGCTCTCGTGAGATCGAAGACGCCGACGCCGGCCATCGCGACCATCGCGAGCGCGAAGACGACCGCCCGAAGTCGGCCCGCGGCGCTCGCCGCGCTCTCCCGCGCGCGGACCCACAGCCCGGCCGCGTAGCCGAGCCCCGCGAGACCGCCGAGGACCAACCCGCCGTTGAACGCCGGGGCGCTCCGGTCGCGGACGCCCAGGTCGGAGAGCGCGTCCGCCGTCCACGAGAACGTCGGGTCGAGGCGTATCGCGAGGGCGATCCCGCCCAGCGCGGCGAGCGTCGCGACCGCGCCGAGGACGCGGGCGGGGATCGGAGACGGCTCCTCGATCGATTCTCCCACGCTTCCCTCGTCGTCCATGGTCGAACGCCGTCGAGTAGCGGCTTAAAAGACCGGCGTGAAAAGCGGGCGGAGACTCACTCGATCCGCTCGGCGGCATCCCGCTCGACGAGCGGCTCCGCGTTCGCCGTCGGGAGCGTGACGACGTCCTCGCTCGCGAGGTCGTACTCGCGCTCGTCGACGCCGAATATCTCGCCGACGTCGCGGGTGATCCTGACCGTCTCGCGGTCGATCCCCGGCACGTCGGCGTCGGCCGCCGGCGACGGCGCGTCCGCCTCGGCCGGGGCCGGCCCGTTCGCCGCCGACGCCGGCTCCCCGTCGACCGAACCGTCCGCGCCCGGCGCGCCGGGGGGCGCGGGGTCGGGCTCCACGGGCGTCGGGCCGCCGTCGGTGCTCGCGGCACCGGGTTCGGCGTCGGTGGCGGAGCCGGCTGCGGAGTCGGTCGAACCGGTCGGGCCGCGAAGGTCCGAAGACGACCCGTCGTCGGCCGAGCTCGCGGGATCGCCGCCCATCGCTCCGGCGAGCACGTCCGGATCGGGATCGGCTTCCGGCGGGGCCGGCTCCTCGGCCTCGGGCGGGACCGGATCGTCCGCTTCCGGCGGAGACGGCTCCTCGACCTCCGGCGGGACGGCGTCCGTCGCGTCCTGCCGATCGGGATCGCCGGAGGAACCCGGATCCGTGGGAGTGCCGGGCGTGCCGGGAGACGCGTCGGGCGTGCCGGGCGACGCGTCGCCTCCGGCGGGCGGCGCGTCGCCGGCCAGCGTCGCGAGCACCTCCGATTTGTTCTCGCGGATCCGCGCGACGAGGTCGTCGAAGAGCGCGCGCTCCTGGCTCGTCATCCCCTCCGTCTCGACGGACATGTCCGCCGCCGCGAACGACGCGAGCTTGACCACCTTGCCGACGCGGCGCTCGTACAGCGCCTCCGCGACCTCCTCCGCGGTCTCGAGCTCGTCGGACATCCGCCGGACGTCGTCGTCGGAGAAGGGGTTGTCCACCTGCTCCGCGCGCCGGTCGCGCGCGGCGCGCAGGTCGGAGACGTAGGCGGCGACGTCGTCGTAGAAGGCGTCCCGCAGGTGCTGGAGGCTGTCCTTGCGGCGTTCCTTCGCCTGTACCGATCGGAGTTCGTCCAGGTTCATCGTTCGGGGGCCTTCCGCGCCTCGCCGCGGGCCATCAGGAAGACGCCCGCGAACTCGGGTACGGTGTTCTCGCCGGCTTGGAGTGTGACCCTCTTGCCGTTTAATTCTACCGTCGCGTCCTCGTCGGTCTCGATCCGGATGTCGCGGCCGACGAAGCGGTCGGGGACCGCGTCGCGAAGCGGGTCGAACGCGTCGAGGTCGTCGCGGTCGATCGGCGTGACGACGAGCCCCGACCCGCCGTGGAGCGTTCCGGGCAGGCGGATGAGCCGGCGCGTGTCGGTCGTCACCGGCTCGTCGATCGGGGCGGCGTCGGTCGCGGCCACCCGGGCGGCGAGCGCGGAGACGAGCCGGCGCACGCCCGGCCCGCCGGCCTCGACGTTGCCCTCGCGGACCGCGTCGGGGTTGCGGTCGAACGCGCCCAGGATCGTCTCGGCGCGGCCCTCGCCGATCCCGTCGAGTTCCATGAGCCGCTCGCGGGCGTCCTCGTCGTCCATCTCCCGGAGGTCGTCGGCGTACTCGACGAGCGCCTCGTGGACGCGCGCCCCCCAGCCGCCCTCGGTCCGGAGCACGCGCTTCGTGGTTCCGCGGTCGGAGACGGTGCGGATCAGCCCGTCGACGTCGAGGTCTATCGCGCGGACGTAGTCGACGACCTCCCGTCGGGCCTCGCTTCCCAGCTCCCGGACCGACTCGTCGCGGACGTGGACGTGGTAGCCGCGTCCGCCGGAGAAGACCACGGAGAGGTCCTCGAACGCGAAGTCGTCCTCGAGGAAGTCGAGCAGCCGCAGGAGGGCCTCCTTACACGCCGAAAGCATCTCCCGGTAGGTCGCCTCATCCGGGTCCACCCCCGGGAGGTGGTCGGCGTCGAGGTCAAAGACGAGGTCGGCGGAGCGCCACCCCTTCTCCGACATGGTCGACGCGCCCGGGTCGTCGTATCGCGCGGCCGAGAAGTACGCGTGTCGCGGGGCGTTGTCGGCGAAGAACGTGTCGAGGTCGCCCAGGTCGTACATCGACTGGTGGCGGACCATCGTCGTGCCCGAGCCCGGGGTCCACGGGATGTGTCCCCACTCGCGGAGGTGTGCGTCCGGCGGCGGCGACAGCGAGGTCTTCCGGTAGTAGTCCCCGAACCGCCCCTGAAGGTACTCGCGCGTCCGATCGTCCATCGTTCCACCCAGTATCCGCGGTCGCCGTATAGGCGTGTCGCTCGCGGTCGCGCCGGACCGATCTCGATCGGGCGTTCGGCGGCGATCCGGACGGGCGTTCGGCGGCGACCACAACCCTTTGAGTCGGCCTGCCCTACCGGTTCGCATGCGCTCGGAAGAGGAGGTCCGCGAGCAGTACGAGTTCCTGTGCGAGGAGTTGGCCGACGAGGAGATGTCCCACCGGGGCGTCGAGGAACTGTTCACCCACTACAAGCGCGCGCTCGGATGGGTGTTAGAAGAGGAACACATGTGACCCGCGCACGATAGGTTTATTAGTATCAACCCGGTACTGTCGGGTGACGCTTCGTCTGGAGGGCCGAAGCGTCAGCGGGGACCAATTTCGAACGCTCGCCTCACGCGGCTTTTTTCCGCGTGGGGCCCGCGTTCGTTCTCGACGATCGAACTCGAAGTCGACGACGAACCCGGAGCCCTCGGCTCATCGACCCGTCGTGACCGGAGCCGCCGAGAGTCGGCGATCCTTCGACTCGCCGGTGACGGATCCCGACGTTTCGACCCGTTCGTGTCTATTCTCGAACACCACTCGCACGCCGAAAACGGCCCTCGATACGGGAACGATGGTCTTTCGATTGACAGTACTGAACGGGTCACTTCGCTGCGGTACGTGTCGGATGGCCCCGTATTCGGGATTCGATGTAACGGTATATTTATTTATTTTCCGCGTATATGTCCGGACACCAGCATGTATGACCTCACGGGTTTCCAGCGCGACTTGCTCTACGTCATCGCCGGCCTCGAAGAGCCGCACGGACTGGCGATAAAGGACGAGCTGGAGGACTACTACGAGAAGGAGATCCACCACGGCCGGCTCTACCCGAACCTGGACACGCTCGTCGAGAAGGGGCTCGTCGAGAAGGGACAGCGCGACCGCCGGACGAACTACTACACGCTCACCCGACGCGGGCGGCGCGAGATAGACGCGCGCACGGAGTGGGAGACCACGTACATCGAGCACTAGACGGACCCCCGACCCAGCACTGACCGACCCGACCCCCGGCGTCGAGCGAGCCGAACGAGCCGAAACGCGGACGCGGTCCCCGGAGACGTTCCTCGCGCACCCTCCTCCCATGGTAGCCCCCCGTTTTTTCGCCGTCGGGATCCACGGCAGTGTATGGACCGTGACACGGTAACACCCGAAGTGACCGAGTTCCCGGGCGAGCGAGCCCAGGAGTGGGTCGACTACCACCACCGATCGGCGGCCCCGAGCACCTACGTCTACGAGTTCGTCTGGGACCGCACCGCGCCCGCGACGGGTCCCTTCTGTACCGACGTCGACGGCAACGTCCTCATGGACTTCACGAGCCACGTCGCCGCCGCGCCGCTCGGGTACAACAACCCGCTCATCACCGAACCGCTCGAGGAGTTCGGCGTGGTCGACCCGACGAAGATCGCGGGCCAGGACTTCTACGTCTCCGACGGCAAGCCGCCGGGCGAGGCGACGCCCGGCCCCGCCGACCTCATGGACCGGCTCACGGACATCACCTCCCACTACGACATGGACACCGTCTTCCTCTCGAACTCCGGGGCGGAGGCGGTCGAGAACGCGATCAAGATCTCCTACGACGACGCCGACGGCGCGAAGTACGCGATCACCTTCGAGGGCGCGTTCCACGGTCGGACCCTCGGCGCGCTGTCTCTCAACCGCTCGAAGTCCGTCTACCGCCGGGACTACCCCGAGATGAGCGGCGTCCACGACGTGCCGTACTGCGACGACCGGACCTGCTCGGCCGACACCTGCTCGTGCGGCTTCTTCGCCGGCGGCGAGTCCAAACTGCGCGAGAAGCTCGACCCGAAGTCCGGCCACATCGACCCCGACGAGGTCGCGTACCTCATCGTGGAGCCGATCCAGGGCGAGGGGGGCTACCGGTTCCCCTCCGAGGCGTTCACCGACGAGATCGCGGACCTCGTCGAGGAGCACGACATCACCCTCATCGCCGACGAGATCCAGTCCGGACTCGGCCGCACCGGCGAGATGTGGGGCGCGGACAACTACGCGCTCGAGCCCGACGTGATCACGAGCGCGAAGGGGCTCCGCGTCGGCGCGACCGTCTCCCGCTCGGACGTGTTCCCCGAGGAGACCGGGAGGATCTCCTCGACGTGGGGTGCCGGCGACGTCGTCGGCGCGCTCCAGGGGTCGCTCACGATCGACGCCATCCTCGAGGAGGGGCTCATGGAGAACGCGAGCGAGCGCGGTCGACAGTTCCTCGAGGTCATGCGCGACGCCGATCCCGAGGGCGTCGTGGACGTGCGCGGCAAGGGGCTGATGCTCGCCGTCGAGTTCGACACCACCGACCGCCGCGACGAGGTGGTCGACCGGGCGGTCCGACACGGGCTTCTTACCCTCGCGTGCGGCCAGAAGGTGATCCGGATCCTCCCACCGATGGACGTCACCGAACGCGAGATCGAACTCGGCTGTGAGCTGTTGACGACCGCGATCGAGGACGTCGCCTGAGAGACTCTCCCGCCGCGATCCCGATCTCACCCCGGTCCCCGCCGTTGGTTTCTCGGTCTCGTCGGGGACCGCATCGAGGCGGAGCGAACGTCGGACGGGCCACCAGTGTCGTGCTCGACCTCCGGAAGCGCGCGACGACGTGACCCCCTATAGGAGGGGATGAGACTAATTGGGGGTGGACGGACGTCCCGGTATGTCACCACGGCACCGTCCGTCGGAGCAGACGCTCGACCGCGTTGAGACGTTCATCGACGACCGTCTCGTCGACGGGGACGTTCCCGGAATGAGTCTGGCGATCGTCACCGAGGACGGCCACTGCTACTCGAAGGGGTTCGGGGCTCGCGACCTCTCGGAGAACGCCCCGATGACGTCGGACACGCTCTACGGCATCGGGTCCTGTACGAAGTCCGTCACGGCGCTCGGGGTCATGCAACTCGCCGAGCAGGGGGCACTCGACGTCGCCGATCCGGTGACCGAGTACCTGCCGGTCTACGAGGACGTTCCGGGCGATCCGATCACGGTCCACGATCTGCTGTGTCACGGGTCCGGAATGCCGAGCGACGCGACGGCCGTCGCGCTCATCACCCGGTACGTCACTGGGAAGTCGTCGACGACTCCACTCAGCAGCGCGGACGACTTCAGGCGTCACGTCGAGAGCTCGGTCGACACGCGCGTGGTCGACGAGGACGACCCGTTCTACTACTACAACTCCGGATACACCGTGCTTGGCGAGGTGATCGAGGCCGTCTCCGGGACGGGATACCGGGAGTACGTGCGGGAGAACGTGCTCGACCCGCTTGACATGGACCGGTCCACCTTCGACCGTGAGGCGTTCGACGACACGGACGACGCGATGACGGGCTACCATCGGGACGACGACGGGCTGACCGAGGGAGGGTTCCCGCACGACGGGGTCATCGACGCCCCGGGCGGCCTGCTCAGTTCGGTCGACGAGATGGGGCGCTATCTCCGGATGCAGATGAACGGCGGGGCGCTCGACGGCGAACGGCTGGTCGGCGAGGACGCCGTCTCCACGATGCACGAACCGTACACGACGCGGGAAACCCGTCTGGACGGCACCGCAGTGGAGTACGGCTACGGCTGGATGCTCCGGGAGTTCCTCGACGACCGGCTCGTCGAACACGGGGGGACGGTCACCGTCTCGACCGGGTACGTCGGATTCCTCGAGGAGGCGGGGATCGGCGTCGCCATCGGGGCGAACGCGACCCCCGAAGCACACCCCATGTACGTCGGGCCGGCGGTTCTCGCGATCCTGTCGGGGAAACGGCCCAGCGCCGTCCCGTTCTTCGCGCTCCGCGAGAAGATCGACCGGATCGCGGGCGTCTACGAGTCACACCGGGGTCTGGTGGAAGCCGAGGTCGAACCGGCCGGCGGCACCGCGACGCTCTCGATGCTCGATCGGGAGTTCAGCCTCCACCCGACCTCGACCGATCCGGACGATCTGACCTTCGAGACCGTGACCGCCGCGGGTGCCCGCGAGCCGGTCGAGTTCAGACCCACCGGCGAGGGAGGCGTAGATCTCCGCTTCCAGCGGTGGCGGCTACAGCGGACCG is part of the Halorubrum aethiopicum genome and encodes:
- a CDS encoding DUF7344 domain-containing protein — translated: MTFAITTASESNGNGGELSQDEIFEVLSNRRRRFVIHALKRREDPIEVSNLSTHVTAWELDVDPEEVEYEDRRNVYSTLQRTHLPKLEEKDIVDLNEEENVVEPTPALEDLDIYVEALGSKEIPWSLYYVGLAGVAASLLLAVATGAAGFAAFEPLDVGVFTATAFGVSSVVHHVVGRRARLGNTEKPPELRKIE
- a CDS encoding MBL fold metallo-hydrolase, with translation MDVEFLGGAREVGRSAVLVDDSLLLDYGLLTADPPQYPIRDPEPDAVVVSHGHLDHVGAVPALLKGDRRPPIHWTPPTADLARVLARDTLKLHGNSPLCPFSEEHVARLGEAEVRHGYGEPFAVAGGVDGGGYELTFLNAGHIPGSAHVLVDDGDTRLLYTGDFHTDDQRLVSGTTARPDADAVICESTYADVTHEDRAAVEARWAERVRTTIWEGGTVVAPAFAIGRTQELLLVAAANDLYPYVDGMGIEVTRLLRRHPEFLRDAEALRRATGAARFVTGRDGQRERIAADNALVITTSGMLAGGPIHSYLPRIRTNPTNAVTLTGYQVEGTPGRELQEHGRLELNGQVRPVSARVDSFDFSAHADREGLESFLDDYRDARVLVNHGDRCEAFAEDLRTEGVEASAPELGERVEL
- a CDS encoding DUF998 domain-containing protein, yielding MDDEGSVGESIEEPSPIPARVLGAVATLAALGGIALAIRLDPTFSWTADALSDLGVRDRSAPAFNGGLVLGGLAGLGYAAGLWVRARESAASAAGRLRAVVFALAMVAMAGVGVFDLTRALHAPAAVGFYLLVTVVFGIDGLARRDARTGRVALAFVPVHVAVWATFLAGLWPVTGLALPELPGAFMLAAWVWLVGPLPVVRRRSVPSRGGDTDGH
- a CDS encoding DNA replication complex subunit Gins51; the protein is MNLDELRSVQAKERRKDSLQHLRDAFYDDVAAYVSDLRAARDRRAEQVDNPFSDDDVRRMSDELETAEEVAEALYERRVGKVVKLASFAAADMSVETEGMTSQERALFDDLVARIRENKSEVLATLAGDAPPAGGDASPGTPDASPGTPGTPTDPGSSGDPDRQDATDAVPPEVEEPSPPEADDPVPPEAEEPAPPEADPDPDVLAGAMGGDPASSADDGSSSDLRGPTGSTDSAAGSATDAEPGAASTDGGPTPVEPDPAPPGAPGADGSVDGEPASAANGPAPAEADAPSPAADADVPGIDRETVRITRDVGEIFGVDEREYDLASEDVVTLPTANAEPLVERDAAERIE
- the priS gene encoding DNA primase small subunit PriS codes for the protein MDDRTREYLQGRFGDYYRKTSLSPPPDAHLREWGHIPWTPGSGTTMVRHQSMYDLGDLDTFFADNAPRHAYFSAARYDDPGASTMSEKGWRSADLVFDLDADHLPGVDPDEATYREMLSACKEALLRLLDFLEDDFAFEDLSVVFSGGRGYHVHVRDESVRELGSEARREVVDYVRAIDLDVDGLIRTVSDRGTTKRVLRTEGGWGARVHEALVEYADDLREMDDEDARERLMELDGIGEGRAETILGAFDRNPDAVREGNVEAGGPGVRRLVSALAARVAATDAAPIDEPVTTDTRRLIRLPGTLHGGSGLVVTPIDRDDLDAFDPLRDAVPDRFVGRDIRIETDEDATVELNGKRVTLQAGENTVPEFAGVFLMARGEARKAPER
- a CDS encoding PadR family transcriptional regulator, with amino-acid sequence MYDLTGFQRDLLYVIAGLEEPHGLAIKDELEDYYEKEIHHGRLYPNLDTLVEKGLVEKGQRDRRTNYYTLTRRGRREIDARTEWETTYIEH
- a CDS encoding aminotransferase class III-fold pyridoxal phosphate-dependent enzyme yields the protein MDRDTVTPEVTEFPGERAQEWVDYHHRSAAPSTYVYEFVWDRTAPATGPFCTDVDGNVLMDFTSHVAAAPLGYNNPLITEPLEEFGVVDPTKIAGQDFYVSDGKPPGEATPGPADLMDRLTDITSHYDMDTVFLSNSGAEAVENAIKISYDDADGAKYAITFEGAFHGRTLGALSLNRSKSVYRRDYPEMSGVHDVPYCDDRTCSADTCSCGFFAGGESKLREKLDPKSGHIDPDEVAYLIVEPIQGEGGYRFPSEAFTDEIADLVEEHDITLIADEIQSGLGRTGEMWGADNYALEPDVITSAKGLRVGATVSRSDVFPEETGRISSTWGAGDVVGALQGSLTIDAILEEGLMENASERGRQFLEVMRDADPEGVVDVRGKGLMLAVEFDTTDRRDEVVDRAVRHGLLTLACGQKVIRILPPMDVTEREIELGCELLTTAIEDVA
- a CDS encoding serine hydrolase translates to MSPRHRPSEQTLDRVETFIDDRLVDGDVPGMSLAIVTEDGHCYSKGFGARDLSENAPMTSDTLYGIGSCTKSVTALGVMQLAEQGALDVADPVTEYLPVYEDVPGDPITVHDLLCHGSGMPSDATAVALITRYVTGKSSTTPLSSADDFRRHVESSVDTRVVDEDDPFYYYNSGYTVLGEVIEAVSGTGYREYVRENVLDPLDMDRSTFDREAFDDTDDAMTGYHRDDDGLTEGGFPHDGVIDAPGGLLSSVDEMGRYLRMQMNGGALDGERLVGEDAVSTMHEPYTTRETRLDGTAVEYGYGWMLREFLDDRLVEHGGTVTVSTGYVGFLEEAGIGVAIGANATPEAHPMYVGPAVLAILSGKRPSAVPFFALREKIDRIAGVYESHRGLVEAEVEPAGGTATLSMLDREFSLHPTSTDPDDLTFETVTAAGAREPVEFRPTGEGGVDLRFQRWRLQRTDA